Below is a window of Spelaeicoccus albus DNA.
TCCCGCACGGTGGTGAAACCGCGGTCCAGCATGTCGCTCATGAGTCGACCTGCTTGGAACGCCACGTAGGACGGCGACCAGCTGGTGAGGCTTCCGAGATCGGCGGTCGCCGCCGTGACGTGCACGTGGGCGTCGATGAGGCCCGGCAGTACGTATCGACCTCCGGCATCAAGCGTGCGGACGTCGTCCGGTGCCGTTAGTTTTGCGCCGGTTTCGACAACGACGCCGTCACTGATCCGGACGTCGTGCTCCGAGTACTTGCCGGTGACCGGGTCGAGCACCGTGGCGTGCCGAATGAGCAGGTTGGCATTCAATGATTCGTGAACGGGCGACATGGTGGACAGTCTAGAGCCGCGCCCTACGGAGTTCGATCCAGTTCGAGCTTTTGGATCTCGCGGTTCGTTCCCCAGAACTTGACGAGAACCTCGCGCGGCGGGGGCGGCGTGAGCAGGCTGACGCCGACGTACAAGATGATGGCAAACACCACTGCCGTGACAACGGGCATGAATCCGAGTCCGAGGGCCGGAACCCATTGTTGGCCGACGATGTACCAGACGAGCCCGCCGATCATGGCGGAAATAGCACCGGGCCGGTTTCCGCGCGGCCAGTAGAGCCCGCCGAGGAGCGGTACGAAGAATGTCGCACCCAGTCCCGAAATCGCGAAGATGACTATCAATTCGAGCGCGGGTGGCGGCTTCAGGGCAATGAGCAATACGACGAACCCGATGACCAGGCTGACGACCATACTCAGTCCGGCCCGACGCGAATCGGCCAGATTCTTGTTGATGAAATTGTTGTAAATATCGCGGACGACGGCGCCGCTGACGATCAGCAGCATGGACGACACTGTTGACATGATCGCGGCCAACGGGGCTGCAAAGAGAGCCCCGCCGATCGGGCCGGAGAGCGACTTTTCGATGAGCGTCGGAATGGCCAGGTCGGGATTGGACAGGTGCGAGTCGACGAGCCGTGCCACCACGCCCATGATCGCGAACCCGAGCGAGAACACGGCCATCACGACCGGGCTCCACACCATGGCCCGATGCGCCGTTTGGGAATTCCGGTACGACATTGCCCGAACCGCAGTGTGCGGCATGGCCACGATCATCAGCCCGAAGATGACCGAGTAGGACAGGAAATTGACCGGAGTCGCGTCAATGCCGCCCGGCAGTGTGACGAGGTCGGGAAAATTGAGCGCGAACTTGTGGTCCATGGGCGTCGGTGTTCCCAGGTAAGCGAAGACGCCGAACCACAACACGATGCTGCCGACAAACATGATGACGCCTTGCGCGGTGTCGTTGATCGATGCGCCCATGAACCCGCCGAACGCCGTATAGAGCGCCACGATTCCGGCGAATATCCAGACGAGCGTTGAATACGGCACGCCGGTCACCGAGTGCAGAATATGAGATCCGCCGGCGTATTGGGCGACCATGTAGGCAGTGAGGAAGATGATGATTCCGGCCGCGGCAATTCCGACGACGATCTTGCTGTTGTAGCGCTCTTTGAAGAAGTCGGTGTACGTGTAGAGGTGTAGTTTCCGGGCGAGGATGGCGTATTTCTTGCCGAGCAGGCCCACCGTCAAAAACGCCGTCGGTGTTTGGAACAGTCCCATCAGCACCCAGCCGAGGCCGCTCTGGTAGCCGAGTCCGGGTCCGCCGATGAACGTGCCCGCGCTTGCGGCCGACGCCAGGATCGTGAAGATGAGCACGAACGGGCCAAGACGCCGTCCGCCCACGTAGTAGTTCTCGGTCTTCTTTCCGGTCGCCGATCGCTTTTGGTCGAGTGCCGCCCAGATGCCGATTCCGGCGATCAGCAACAAGTACACGATGATCGGGATGAGCTGTGCGTAATTGATATTCATCGGTCGGCGTCCTCACTGTCGGCTGTCGCATGCTCATCCGCGTCAAGCGAATAGTCGCGATAGAAGAAGCGGACGATGAAATACGGGATTATGCACAGAACAGCGGTCGCGACACCGGCCGACCAGAAGAACCAGTCCGGGAATCCGAAGATGAAATGGATGTCCTTGGCCGGCTTGTTCAGGCCGATCGACAGCGCCACGACCGAGATGACTATCAGGTAGAGCACCCAGTAGAGGAACGCGACGAGTGCTTCCTTATTGGCCTGTCGATAGCGCGGATCAACTTCGAAATCGAACTTCTGCTTCTTCGGACTGCGTTGCGGTTGAGGCATTTCGTCCTCGAATCGAATGACGGCGGCAGTGCTGGACGGCGTGCAGAACCGGTCTGGATAGTCGGCCTGCGGATTCGGGCGGTGTCTCGAAGTGTAGTCAGACTTGAGCCCACCGGACTAGATCAATTGAACTAATTGGTTCCTATTTGGTTGTGCAAACAAACAAAATCGCAGCTATTGACGTGACTCGCATCACCCTGCGTATGATGACGGTAATCGTTTACTGCATTGCGTGCATGAGATCGGAAGGATCCATCGTGGAATCGAACGGTACACGGCTGCAAGACCAGGTCGCTTCGGCATTGTCGCGGCGGCGTGTGCTCCAAGTTCTCGGCGCGGCGGCCGCCGTTCCGCTGGTCTCGTCAATGGCCGCATGCGGCGGCAACCCGGGCGGCTCCAGCGGGGGCGACGACACCGCGCTGCGATTCCTCTACCTCGGAGACGCCACCCAACAGAAGGCCTTCAACAAGCTCTTCAAGAGTTTTGAAAAGAGTCATCCCACGATCACGCTCAAGCCGACCGGCCTGGCCAGCGGCACGTGGGCGAAATTCGCCAGCACGGTGTCCACGCAGATCGCCGGCGGCAAGATCCCCGACAGCATGCAGGTGGCCACCGAAGGCCAAGCGCTCTTTGCCTCGAAGGACCTCTTGGAGCCGCTGGACTCCTATATGAAGAAGGACAAGAAGTACGTCGACGACTATTACGGCGCCATCGACTCCAATTTGAAGAAGTGGACCGATAAGTTCGGGTCGACCGACGACCACACGTATTACATGCCGGGCGGCTACAACCCGGTAGTCATGTACCTCAATACCGACGTGTTCAAAAAGGCCGGAGCGACGATCCCCGACAAAGACTGGACGTGGGACGAGTTCCTTGACGCCGGCAAGAAGATCAAGAAGAAGACCGGGGCATACATCATGGCCGCCGGGTACGCCTTTTCGTTCGTCGACA
It encodes the following:
- a CDS encoding YhdT family protein — its product is MPQPQRSPKKQKFDFEVDPRYRQANKEALVAFLYWVLYLIVISVVALSIGLNKPAKDIHFIFGFPDWFFWSAGVATAVLCIIPYFIVRFFYRDYSLDADEHATADSEDADR
- a CDS encoding ABC transporter substrate-binding protein, whose protein sequence is MESNGTRLQDQVASALSRRRVLQVLGAAAAVPLVSSMAACGGNPGGSSGGDDTALRFLYLGDATQQKAFNKLFKSFEKSHPTITLKPTGLASGTWAKFASTVSTQIAGGKIPDSMQVATEGQALFASKDLLEPLDSYMKKDKKYVDDYYGAIDSNLKKWTDKFGSTDDHTYYMPGGYNPVVMYLNTDVFKKAGATIPDKDWTWDEFLDAGKKIKKKTGAYIMAAGYAFSFVDIMPWLLTNGASTLNDDWTKAVYNSPEAVEAAEFIRGIVEAKLSPKPGGEFDAADQMKKGKLATLGGGRWPTLDMRRLGIVDKVKIVNWPHKKRKGSPIGWDAWPMFKESKNKDDVWKLIKYLMSTDASKYFATVGGTNVPARDDVAHSQDFLKDAPEGSELLPEAVSFGTPIPSPPRGGEMDKPITEAWQKAILGHSSAKSALDKANEELSKLL
- the panF gene encoding sodium/pantothenate symporter → MNINYAQLIPIIVYLLLIAGIGIWAALDQKRSATGKKTENYYVGGRRLGPFVLIFTILASAASAGTFIGGPGLGYQSGLGWVLMGLFQTPTAFLTVGLLGKKYAILARKLHLYTYTDFFKERYNSKIVVGIAAAGIIIFLTAYMVAQYAGGSHILHSVTGVPYSTLVWIFAGIVALYTAFGGFMGASINDTAQGVIMFVGSIVLWFGVFAYLGTPTPMDHKFALNFPDLVTLPGGIDATPVNFLSYSVIFGLMIVAMPHTAVRAMSYRNSQTAHRAMVWSPVVMAVFSLGFAIMGVVARLVDSHLSNPDLAIPTLIEKSLSGPIGGALFAAPLAAIMSTVSSMLLIVSGAVVRDIYNNFINKNLADSRRAGLSMVVSLVIGFVVLLIALKPPPALELIVIFAISGLGATFFVPLLGGLYWPRGNRPGAISAMIGGLVWYIVGQQWVPALGLGFMPVVTAVVFAIILYVGVSLLTPPPPREVLVKFWGTNREIQKLELDRTP